From the Xenopus laevis strain J_2021 chromosome 7L, Xenopus_laevis_v10.1, whole genome shotgun sequence genome, the window aacaatcgaattacgatacgtCAAGGGGaatcgatcaggaagacccgtcggaagcctccatacacgggcagatcagatgtcaaattggtccaaatgaccgatatcagcagctttatctgcacgtgtatggccaccttaatctctatagaggaaactttgggcaatttAGAGATCAGTTTGTCATACTGTCagtgatttaaattttttgcaaattcgacttcattagcaaaactgtaataacacataaaaatatagccctaaaactcccagaaatgtgcttaaactttccataaccggacaaattttataaaatgaacatgatatttaggggtgtggccacaaaatggacgtggtcaaaacatttgcaTTTCATACGTCTTTtggtctttctttctatttttcacatGTTGCGATAGATAACATCTCTCTGACCTTATACAAACCACTGAGTTTCACTGAACTCGTATCTAAATACAAACTGAAACTAGTTCGGatgagtttaaagggattctgtcatgatttttatgatgtcgtttttatttctaaattacagtttacactgcaaataattcactctacaatataaaatgtcattcctgaaccagcaagtgtattttttagttgtaatattggtgtgtaagtgcatctcaggtcattttgcctggtcatgtgctttttgaaagagccagcactttaggatggaactgctttctggcaggctgttgtttctcctactcaatgtaactgaatgtgtctcagtgggacctggattttactattgagtgctgttcttagatctaagctggccatagacgcaaagatctgatcgtacgaatcaaggattcgtacgatttttggaccgtgtgtggagaatcccgaaatttttcgtccggcggataTCGGTcctttggtcgatcagacaggttaaaagatttctgtcggctgcgggtaatctctctgcatgtgttgcccagacataactttcgtacgattgctgtcaggggcagaacatcggttgttctgttcttttactactttatttaatcagaatggttagtggcaggtcgggagatggggaagtctgatcacgatcggatctttgagtcaatggccagctttaccaggcagctgttatcttgtgttagggagatgctatctggttaccttcccattgttctgttgttaggctgctgggggggggggagaaggtgatatcactccaacttgcagtacagcagtaaagagtgactgatgtttatcagagcacaagtcacatgactgggggcagctgggaaattgacaatatgtctagccccatgtcagatttcaaaattaaatataaaaaaatctgtttgctcttttgagaaatggatttcagtgcagaattaactgatgtgttttgaaaaaaaaaagcattttttcccatgacagtatccctttaagaaaaaaccttcAACATTTGTTTCTAGAACATAAGCgcaagaaattattcaaaaagtGTAGCTGAACATTCCTAAACTTTCTATAGGCAGCTGTtggtggactacaactcccaggatcccCCATGAATATATCTTACGAGAAAGCATTGGGGGTGCCCGGCTGTTAGACGAACAGATATACCGTGCGTAACAAGGACAATACACTGTTTAACTGCGGTGAGGCGTCTTCTAATAAACACTGTAACTCAGTGCGCCGACACTTCTCAGCCCGAACTTTCTCACCGTTTTCAATGGAAGCGGCGCATAGTGATGACGCGAGGATAGGCGTGTCCAGCGAAGTTATATAAACAGAGACTGCGCATGCCCAGATCTTTTTACTCTTGCAGCGGCACGGTACGTGAGTCGAGGTAACGTGAGCTAGTGGGTGGTTTGCTGGGTATATGATCTTGTAGAGATTTTTCTAGCGCTAGTTATTGTAAGGCTGGCGGCTCGTGTTGGATTCTGCCATTTCTACGCAGCAACGCTGCTGGCGGGCTCTGGGCTTGAGCTTCAGTCTCATGGTCACTAAGGCGCGGAGTGATCTCGTGTAAAAGCGCGGCCTGTGCTCTTGTCAGTAATATAGTCCCGGCGCCTGTCGCGTTTATAGTCCGCGAGGCTCTTACATTCTTTGCAAGGGGCAACTACAGCCGaagatttatattttatctttaatgTCACTAGTTTATTCCTATTGTCAATATTACCAAGTTCTTATTTTCTAATTCGGTCATCAGATCAGTTGTTTTTATGACGCCACCGTGATGTCACATGTCATGGTTACAAGGGTGGGTCAccttgaaaggagaactaaaacttaactagtaactagaaatgttgtacattatgttttgtgcttctgtaccagcccaaggcaaccacagccctttagcagtaaagatctgtgtctccaaagatgccccagtagctccccatcttcttttctgctgattcactgcacatgctctgtgctgctgtcacttactgagcttagggacccactcacaatatacagtacacatagaatagaaatgtcacaatataagactgattagtaattagtatagataattactacatggcagcacagaaaccagtgcaattagcatcagaatttaataatcagcaaacctgtagcatcagcttatattacaggggaagctaattttctgctggataattagtgacgagccctaagcttagcttctcaacagccaatcagagcccactgagcatgtgagtgtcacagacactttccaagatggtgaccccctgtgacaagtttgaagtcctggatcattgctgctattgacaagctgaaactttagcctcttgcaataagttcactatataaaatatgacctttttagccacattcatttttagggattagttctcttttgagttaactgttagtatgttataacaTGGTCAATTctgagcagcttttcagttggtctacattattttttttataatttttgaactatttgctttCTGATTCTTTACTGTTTAGCGATGgggtgtagtgatgtgcgggccaggccGAAACCCGTGGGTCAGGTGGATTCAGgcaactcctgcacaaaatcttcagtgCGGGtggagctcttctcctgctctacCCGCTCGCCaactagtactgccggcttctggcctcgggatttatagacttccgcctgccccttttgtgatatcaCGGAGGGGTGGGCACAGTTCTAAAAaagagggcgggttagggtcgagaAATTCTTGATCCACACATCGCTAATGGGGTGGCGTCACCaaccatctagaaaacaaatgctcggtaaggctgcAGATTTGTTagatactttttattcctcctctttctgttTAGGGCTCTCccaatcatattccagtctatttaaatcaatgcatggttgctagggtgatttggaccataGAAACTAGATTGTTGAAATTACAagctggagagcggctgaataaaaagctaaaaacacaaatgaaatacaaatacaacttgtctcagaatatcactctctacatcatactaaaaggtaacaaaaaggtGAACCTCAGAACTCAGAGCAGAGGGTCTTGGGAAGGAGCAAAGCCAAACTTTAAATTACAGCTATGGCTCTATGATGACTTTCTTCTCTCTGATGTCATTGTCCGTTCCATGGCAGCTCATGTGTTTtatctgtgtttattttattctctAAACAGGCGAATAGGCCAAGATGCCCGTTGCCAGAACTTGGGTTTGTCGAAAGACCTACGTCACTCCGCGTCGTCCCTTCGAGAAGTCTCGGTTGGACCAAGAGTTAAAGCTCATTGGTGAGGTGGCATGTCAGATATTGAGCTCCTGTACTTTATATACACTGCGTGAGCCTGTGACATTATAAACTTCTTTCTCTGATAGGTGAATATGGTCTGCGTAACAAGCGCGAAGTGTGGAGGGTGAAATTCACTCTTGCCAAGATCCGTAAGGCTGCCAGAGAGCTGCTAACTTTGGATGAGAAGGACCCCAAGCGTCTGTTTGAGGGTATGCCGGATATTAACTCTTAAATGCCCAGTGAAGGAATTGTGTAGTGCAATGTCTGAGGACACTGCTTTCTAGCTTCATAGATtgtcacacttaaaggagaactaaaccctaaacatgaatatggctaaaaatgccatcttttatatattgaacttattgcacgaggctaaagttccagcttgtcaatagcagcaatgatccaggacttcaaacttgtcacagggggtcaccatcttggaaagtgtctgtgacactcacatgctcagtgggctctgattggctgttgagaagctaagcttagggctcgtcactaattatccagcagaaaatgagcttcccctgtaatataagctgatgctacaggtttgctgattattaaattctgatgctaattgcactggtttctgtgctgccatgtagtaattatctgtattaattactaatcagccttatattgtgacatttctattctatgtgtactgtatattgtgagtgtgtccctaagctcagtaagtgacagcagcacagagcatgtgcagtgaatcagcagaaaagaagagtgGTCAAACTGCATATTTAAAGCGCTGTAGGCAAGTAAGAGACAAATCTCTGTCTGAACATGATTTCCTTTAAGGGCACACTTATAGTTGGATGAGTTATTGCACTTGTGGCCTGTCTCCAGTGTAAGTTGCCATATTAGTGGTAGTGCAATGAGATTTGTGATGAATAACAATGACTTGTTTGTGTGTCTATAAAGGTAATGCCCTGCTCAGGAGACTGGTGCGTATTGGAGTGCTGGATGAGGGGAAGATGAAGCTCGATTACATCTTGGGCTTGAAAATTGAAGATTTCTTGGAACGTCGTTTGCAAACACAGGTCTTTAAACTGGGCCTGGCCAAGTCCATCCATCATGCCCGTGTGCTGATCAGACAGCGGCACATCCGGTGAGTCTCATCTTGCTTTATATACGTTGCTCCTATTGGTCTGTTAAAAGCTATTTCTGCTTTACTGCTCAAATGTTTCATTTTGACTCCAatggcctttaaaggggttccaaacactttttcagttcaattgttattgttctccagaaataaacgtttttcaattgctttccatttttatttttttttagtttttccaaaatctaagtaactttttcacttcaatattagaaaaacggtcacacatagaaaatagaaagtaattgggaaaaagtctttatttctggtgaactgtctgaaaccaactgaactgaaaagtgttggaaggtgaacaatccctttaattacacatTATGATTCATGCCACTACTACGTCCTCACACCATTAATAAGTGTTAGTATTTGCAATACTTTCTGGAAAGAAGACTTCACCTACAGTGTTAGTTTATGGTGGTAGAACCTGACATTCACCCTGGATATAAATGTGAGCCCTGTTGCTCCTCTATTAAAGCTGTACTTTTGGTGTCTTGCCTAGCACATGGAACATATATTCAGAAAGTGCTGCTCTGCACATGGACACGTGACTGCTAGGTGCTAATTGATTCCCCTGATGCTCATTTGGGACTCCATCCTCAGCTCCCTCGGGTCTGCTGTGCAGTTATGGGAGTTATAATTCAGCAAGGTCACTTTGGCTCTGCCCATACACCTTGTGAAGGGTCTGCGTTTCTCTACAGAGCACAGTGTACACTGTCAAGAATATCCACGTTAATAGTCAGATAGCTCAGGTAATTGGTACATTCTGCTTGTGGGGAGCAAGTCCTTCCGTTTTTCCTCTGTAAAaggacagttcacctttaaagggcatgtaaagtctaaaatagaataaggctagaaatgctgtattttgtatactaaatataaacatgaacttactgcaccacaagcctaatcaaacaaataatttatgctttcaaagttggctacagggggtcaccatcttgtaactttgttaaacatctttgcaagactaagactgtgcacatgctcagtgtggtctgggctgcttagggatcgtcataaacaaagctgcttgagttctgcatggctgggaagtaaggcgggggctccccctgctgttcataagtatgattgtttccctgctcagcagttagggaccgtctgacaattcctatccacagcagtaaatgaagggagaatttcactgcatacagtcaggtttcttataaaaacggtacacattttttaattaaagtatattggagataggtttctttttcattaaagaaagtaaaaatggggttttatttttttgcctttacatgccctttaagttaacttttagtatgttctagaatggccaattctaagcaacttttcaattggtcttaattattttctatagtttttaaattatttcccttctgactccagcttttatatgggatgtcactgaccccatgtaaatgaacaaatgctctgtaaggctacaatgttttttattccttatctttctattcagacctatTCATAGAGAtcattagagatcaccacagtccactagagtgaaattccgccactctccattcatttctatgggattttgaaagacatatttatcaaaggatgaactttcatccattgataaatagtcttttaaaaatcccatagaaatgaatggagagtggcggaatttcactctagtggactgtggtgatctcttacttcactctt encodes:
- the rps9.L gene encoding 40S ribosomal protein S9; this translates as MPVARTWVCRKTYVTPRRPFEKSRLDQELKLIGEYGLRNKREVWRVKFTLAKIRKAARELLTLDEKDPKRLFEGNALLRRLVRIGVLDEGKMKLDYILGLKIEDFLERRLQTQVFKLGLAKSIHHARVLIRQRHIRVRKQVVNIPSFIVRLDSQKHIDFSLRSPYGGGRPGRVKRKNAKKGQGGTGGGDEEEED